A genomic region of Desulfocurvus vexinensis DSM 17965 contains the following coding sequences:
- a CDS encoding phage tail protein → WGKWVIEEVAETQDAFLPGGVPRKQTFHLKLGSYGEDA, encoded by the coding sequence ATGGGGCAAGTGGGTCATTGAGGAGGTTGCCGAAACTCAGGATGCCTTCCTGCCCGGCGGCGTGCCGCGTAAGCAGACCTTTCACCTCAAGCTCGGCTCCTACGGGGAGGATGCCTGA